The genomic segment tctgcAATAAGTTCAattcctctgctgactgcccgggggcgggggggcggcTCGTGCTGagtagctcagccgttaaaccgaaaaagcacgagcacagcagcgcgtgtgtgacgtcaagcaccgtgctcgtgacagcagaagcagatacggggagaccatgggtgacgtcaggcgcgtgggggaggggctgctgtgtgacgtcacgtgagggGGAGCGCTTCAGTTTTaaacaccttttgttgggtccgatctggaacaacaaaattaaattcgggtttcatcgggaccggatccggtgttgtgagatgtgtccggctgtgccgtgttgttggtggagtgggcagcggggtgtttgtctccgggctctcctcagccccggttttcactttgcgaccgagcccgggccgtggatcaattccttgtggttctgcagggggtttggggcgaagggacagtctgtctgtctgtctgtctgtgtgggtcggggttatgagtgggtcccgggacaaattaacttgtaaacaccggaccatctggtgaattggatcagacagcttcgctcgcctgtcctttcaggaaacaacaattctctcttcatattaatgagtgtctaaacttgctgtgaacaagattctgtgttacaagattgtgagttacagagtctaggacagctgtcaccgtcatgggctgcgagtgcagacagggattggggtcactgagctgtgcatcagagaaggacacgggtttgtacagcctcctgtggggtagaaatgtccacacggtgaattcggatctgctggcacatcgggagtctgaaagggaaagggaatagggagggggctgagcagagagttttaacaggggaacctgttcaggggtggaggggtacaggagctgtctgatagatcgttttaattgttttttttataatCGGACAaatggtgactgaggaagaagcttgttgacggaggatatccggaggcgagcagctcagacacggaatcaggaattgaattgaattgactttatttcttacatccatcaggagtaaaaatcttcacattacgtctccatctaaatgtgtaacgtgcaatcatagtaatttataatagtttataatgaataaaacagacaatgtaatatagagcacgctcaaatcagcgtgagttcatcagtctgacggcctggtggaagaagctgtcccggagcctgttggtcctggcttttatgttgcggtaccgcttcccggatggtatcaggagagtgacagtgatgtgatttcctgtgtcacgggtacagacagtcgtctcaagtgaggagtttgtgtggagatgcagcttccctggaggtggaggaaagaggacacaccaacaggtggaaccagctgtgggaagacatggtttgtcaggtctgacgatgagctgaatgtaccataacATTCAGACTGAATAAGAAAACCTTTCTGAGGGTATTTGAGATGTCAGAAGCAGGGGAGATGTGATTGCATGTGCAGAGGGCAGAGGTTGTGCCTCCATCAgaccctcagtgagatggttcaagttacaatgtgcagggatgaaagcacagtgtttggggccggatttaatcactgattctgacacagtgagagggttaaTTTTGCTGTAAGGAAGCAACATTAATGGAAGAAGACACAGGAACTTCATCAATTGCAGAAGTGACCAAATTGTATGTTACCTCGACAGAAACAGATATTCACAATGGTGACAAAGGGGTTCAGTCTGGGTTATTTCAGTTTGGAGAGGGCTGTGGAgttttgaaatcaatgccttgcggtgccaccatcgttaatttgtcatgtccggagtggtggatcacacagcacggaaacaggcctttggccggccatacctgttctgaccatccactcactgtctacactggtcccatttatcagcactcggTTCATAGCCGACTGTATCTCAGCAGTTTCAATGCTCACCCACTTCGTAATGTTGTGAAGGGGCCTGCCTGCATCACCacctcgggcagtgtgttccagatttcagctaccctctgagtgaaaaatctccTCAGAGCCCTCTAAACCTCTTCGTCCTCTGTTTAAATCTACACCTTCCGGTATTtgcacctctgtcccaggattgTGTGCGATATGGACTACAGTGAGGCCTTTGATAATGTCCAACATGGGAAGTTTCTGTGGAAAGTttgatcacatgggatccagggggagcTGGCTAACTGGGTGCCCAGttggcttgatggtaggaagcaaagCGTGATTGTGGGAGGCTGCTTTTTGGACTCCAGGCCCGTGCCTAGTAATGTTCCCCAGGGTTACGTCCATTGCTACTTGTCATCTGTTTCAATAATTTGATTAATATCAATAATATTATTAATTTGAGAGTGTACAGGTAAGTTACATGATAGCAGCAAGTAAGTTCAAACAATTACATTTTTTTGTAAGATAGTAAGTATAAACACTCCTCACTGTTTCCCCCTCCCCTACAACCGTCTCCATGCTCCCGCACCTTCTGCTTCCCACCTGTCTCCATCCCATCTCCTTCCTCATGcgccagaggtcataggttaaaggtgagaggtgatttttttaaggggaacttgaagagggtgcttcttcactcagagttcgTTGAGAATGTGGAACTGCGGAACTGGTGGATGGAAGTTCAGTTTCGCCTTTTAAGAGACATTCAAATAGTCCATGGAGGGAcgtgtgtgtgggccatggcgcAGATAGGAGGGACTATGCAGAAAAAACGGGTCAACATGGGCTAGATGGCTGAAGGGccttgtgctctatgactctaataatagcctgatttgtaatttccacagtcagtgctttgcTTCTGATAACTGGACACCAGAAATTTACTGAATGGGTGAAGAGTTTGCTCTGTGACTGTTCCTATGCTCAAAGTCACTGGGATGTCCCATCACTGAGCAGATATTGCCTTCTCCAGGTTAATATGGCATTACCAAACGTGGGACAGCTGGTTGATAGTTCAAAAAGCAATAAATTCAACCAAAAACCATTACTAATAACACCTTCTCTGAAGGAAATTGTGTTAAATTTTCACTGCAAGCAATGATGAGGTGAGCAAAGGAGGTGCGAATTAGAGGATGAACTGAGCTGGTACGTTGCTCAATCGACACAGCCATTTGGAGAGGAGAAATCGAGCCGGAGGACTGCATTGGTCAAGTTGGACAAAATACTGAAAAATGCTCTGGGGCTCAGTGTGGTGAAACAACGCACTGAATTgaaaatcacattgaaacctcGTAGACTTAATGTTATAGAACGTAGGCATAGAACAGTCCATTTTGGGATCAGACgcttcagcccaaaatattgtgctgaatCAAATAAATTGCTCACCAAAATGCCAACCTAACTAATCCCTGATGCCTGCACAATGTCCCTGTTCCTCCATTTTCTTCAGATTCATGGGCCTGTTTAAGTGTCACTTAAAAGTCTCCAAtatatctgcatctaccaccatgGCCGGCGTGGATTTTAGCCTCCCAGCAATCTCTGTGTGAAACAACTTGCCTCGCACTTCTCCTTCCAGCTTGGCCCCTCTCATATTAAATGCATGGCCTCTGGTATCAGACATTACAACACTGCAAAAAAGAAACTGCGTGTTTTCTCTAAATATTCCGCTCATAAGCTGATAAACCTCTACAAGATCTAccatcagcctctgctgctctcGAGAGAACAATGCAAGTTTGGCCATCCACTTATCATAGCATCTGCCCTGGATTCCTTGTCATAACACCCTCACGAAAAtgcatgtaaacaacatccacagctctaccttcatcgatcATCCTTGTCACCTCATCAAAATTTACAAACAAGTTTATAAGACAGGTCTTGCTGCACACAAAGCCAAGAtcgctctccctaattaggtctTGGCTTTTCAAATGCTCGTTACTCCTCTCTCTCAGAATTCCCCTCGGTAACTTCCCTGGCATCAATGTGAGACCCACCGCTCTATGGTTTCCAGgtttatccctggttcccttctaaACTGATGAATCAACATTACCTTCTCAGCAGTCCTTCAAGACCTTGCATACGGCTGGGGGTGACACAAAGATATCTGGAAAGTCGCCAGCAATCTCTCCACTTGCCTCTCTCGATAACCCAGGCTTTATCCCATGGCACTCTGTGACATATTCATCTTGATGCTTACTTAAGAGACGTAGCACTACTGCTATTTCCAAATGCCCAGTATGTATATATAGCTTCCAAATCTTTCGttatttttccctttccttcTTGACGACATTCCTACCTTCCCTCGACATCCAcagttctcttaccttgccatccttgtgactggaacatacctgtcctgtactttGTTCAGATGGTCTTCAAACCTTCCACGTGTCGGACGTGGATCTGCCCACTTTCGCAATCCTGGGAACAaacctatattctgccttcaaattcgtcCTTCCCAAGTGAATCACTTCGTACCTTTCGAGGTTAAACTGCATCGGCCACTACTTAGgtcagttctgcatcctgtcgaTATCCTGTTGCAACCTACAACAACTTCAGCACTGTCCAAATCTCCTCCACCTTCCATATCATTGCAAGCACACTAAACcaaccttccacttcctcatccaaatcacttataaaaatcaccaaaaaCAGAGATCgcagaacagatctctgtggaacacaACTGATTGGCCACCCTGCAGGGAGAGCACACTCCAAACGTAACTATCCTCTGCCTTCCATCCTAAATCCACCAGCCAACTCTTTCTGGATACCATGCCTTCTGAAAGAGCCTACATGGTGAACCGTATCAAATTCCTCACTAAAGTCCAATTACCCCACAACGACTTCTCTATCTTTATCAATCTGCTTTGTTACATCGTCACACAATTCAACCGGACTCGTGGGGCTTGACCTGCTCCTCACAAAGCCAAACCGACCATCCCCAATCAGGTTTTACTTCTCCAAATTCCCGTAAGTCCTgactctaagaatcttctccaatagttcaaccaccactgaagtaagactcactggattATACTTTTCAGAGTTAtccctgctccctttcttgaacaaagcagTAATGTTTTCCACGCTCGACTCCTCAGCCACTACTTCTCTGGCGAGTGATAATGCAGAGATCAGCAAGTGTGCAGcaacctcttccctcacttcccccgGTTACCTGAGCATAAAGGAGGATTTATCTATCGTGTATTTCAAAAggtccaacacctcctctctcttgaCCGCGACGTGTTCCAGCACATCAGCCCATTTAACGCTGTCTTCACAAattgaagatccctctcactggtgaatactgaagtaaagtcttCAGTAAGGACCTGCCCTACCTCCACTGACTCCAGCGCGTGTTTCAACTTCTATCCCTGAGTGGACTTACCCTCACTCTGGTCATCCTGTTCTCCACGGACATCGAGAAAGCCTTGGGGTTTCCTCAATTCTAGTTAAGACACCTTGAGGCCCTTTCTACTCTCCTAACTCACTCTTCATTTTGTCCCCGGCTGCGTTGTGACTCTACAACCCTGTCTGACCTTGCTTCCAAAACCTTAAATCAGCTGATTTCTTCCTCTGACAAGATGTCTCACATCgcttgtcaaccacggttcctTCACACTATCATCCTTTCCATGCCTCAATGTGCCAAATCTATCCAGAAGCCCCTGCAAGCGCTCTCTAAAATCCCCCCACATTCCCACTGTGCAGTTCCCGGAGCACATGCTTTCCTGATTTATGTTCCGAGGTTCCAGACTGAGAGCATCATAATTGCACTTCCCACAATTAATTACTTTGGGGACGGACACCGACCTGCAGCGAGAGAGCGGGGCAGTGTGGTCAGTTTGTGGTCTGACACCGGGCTGTGAGGAGAGGGCGGGACAATGGGATTAATTTGGGACGGACACAGGGCTCAGGGACATCGTGGGGCAACGGGATTACTTTGcgactgacacggggctgtggaaTTTTAGAGTGTGTTTCCCGTTTATGAAGGGAGGCTGCTGGAACAGAGTGAATCAAATTAACTGTTATTTTTATTATGTTTTACAAAAGTCTTCGGTTTGTGTTATTCCGTAAGCAGTTAAAATGATCTATCGAGCTAAATTTAGGACAGACAGCGATATCTCCTTCACCATCGAGCAGCTCCCCCTCAAGGCCCTAACCCGCATTCTCGCGCTCTCACCCGACACTTCCTTTGACTTCAGGACCACGGAATCCCCGAGCTCAGCAGCAGCCCCAACCCCAGCAGTGCCGGTACTCCGGGGCTCCCACCCTCTCTGCCGCCGGAGATCCCCCGGAGCAGCTCCACCGAGGTGAGGAAGATCTCCACCCTTCCGTCCCCTCCCCACGGCCCCTTTGACCTCAGGATCTTATCGACCTGGAACGCTTCGCAAGGGGGTATCAGCACTTCCCTCTCAccggggaagggggagagagagcccACCGGGACCCCTCTGGCTGTTCGGATGTGGAACAGGGTCCCATCCCCTCCGGTAAAAGCCTCCGCCACTTCCCGGGAAGCCGAGGCCGAGGTGAACGCTCCAAACTCGATCGTCTGCCCCTGTTTGGCCCGGAACGGGAGTGAGGCCCCTCTGTACACTGTCCCAGGATggtccaccccctccctctccctcagctCCTTTAGTGCCCGGGACAGAAGGCTGCGGTAAGTCCGGAAGGCCACACAGGAGGTTGGAGTAGTTTgggtctggagactggaggccaggcACAGGCGGGTCTCTCTATTGAAGATGAGGTAAAAGGGAGTGGAGGGTGGAGGAGGGTGCTCCAGGGTATAGGTCATGACGGTCCGGGCCAGCTCCTCGCTAATGGAGGGGCCGCTCCCTCCTGAACTCTCACCGAGCTCGAGTCCCGCTCGGCTCCAGGCTGCACTGAGCTCTGGCTGTGACTCCAACTCAGACTGCAGACGGGACAGGAGGATGGCTATATCCCCGTCTGCGTCCAACCCGGGACCCCCCGCTTCCCGCCGGCAGCCAGGAACCCGTCCCAGGGGGACCGCCTTGTCTGAGAATCGCAGGGGACGGCCGCAGAGCGCGGGAAGGGCGAtccctgtggagagagagagggaatgagggtCATGTCGGAGGAAGGGTGGGGAGCGGGAGAGCAAGGGAGGGAAATGTACCATCAGAACGATTGCGACAATGTGGCAGGTGCGCATGCGCTGTTTGATGGTGcgagataacacacacaaaatactggaggaactcagcaggccaggcagcatctgtggaaaaaaggtactgttgacgtttcgcgctgagttgctccagcattttgtgcgtgtttctGCCCAGTCTCTCTCCTCAGCTCACTACCGTCCTGGTATCTGTTTTCACCccgtctctctccttcccctggtcTCTCCAAACCCCCTATCTCTCCCTTCTCTtatctgtcagctcattccaaatcACTTTTCCCATACCAGATCCCTCTCCTCACCCGAGCCTATCTCCCCATCAAAGGACCCCTCCCCGCTCTCCCTGGTCTCTCCGTCCACCCAGTCACCCCAACCTCACTCTATATCATcagtctctctccccgtctctctctgtctctttgacCTCCACCCCACCTCTCCATTCACTACTCCACTCTGTCTTTCCCAGATTATCTCTCTCTCCAGTCTCTTCCTTCCCCCAGTCTCCCTCTCTCCGCACTCTCCATCACcccgtctctctctttctctctgcccCAGACTGTTTCTCCCTCTCTGCACAGTCTCCCACCAGCCACATCCCCATATCTTCCTCTTTCACTATTTCCCTCTCCACAGTCTCGCTCCATAGCgtctcctccccgtctctcttctCCCTGATCCTCTCTACCCCCATCTTTCTCGACTGCCTCTTTCTCCTCCATTTCTCTCAGTGTGTCCTCCCAGTCATTCTCTCGCCTTCGACACCCCTCATTTTCTCCCACAACCTGTCTATCTTGACttatctctccttctcccttcccaGTCTCTATCCTCACTTACTCTTCATCAGTGTCTTTCTCCCATCCTACAGTCTGGTCTGTTTCTACAGTTTCTCTCTTTCGACCCCTCAATCCCTCTCTTAACCCCAatgcccttttctctctctatctctcgtcCCCCATTCTTTCTACCTCAGTCACACCCcaggtccctctctctcccatccttCCCAACCTCGTTCTTCTTCCCCATTCATTCACCCAATTTCTCTTTCCCACCAGCCTCTCCCCTACAATCTCGCTGGCGTCCCCCAGTCCCACTCTCATTCTCCAATCTCTCGTTGTTCCCAGTCACTTCTCCCAATATTTCTCCTGATCCCCATTCTTCCTGTCTCGTGCTCTCTCTTAACGcaattccctctcccccactctctcacctctctctctctctctctctctctctctctctctctctctctctctctctctctctctctctctccatcattttTGCTCTCCATGCCCTGTCTCTGTCCTCCTGGTCTCTCTGTCCTCTCAAATTCACAGccc from the Mobula birostris isolate sMobBir1 chromosome 13, sMobBir1.hap1, whole genome shotgun sequence genome contains:
- the LOC140207547 gene encoding uncharacterized protein, which gives rise to MRNLRPLAFCFLCYWIALPALCGRPLRFSDKAVPLGRVPGCRREAGGPGLDADGDIAILLSRLQSELESQPELSAAWSRAGLELGESSGGSGPSISEELARTVMTYTLEHPPPPSTPFYLIFNRETRLCLASSLQTQTTPTSCVAFRTYRSLLSRALKELREREGVDHPGTVYRGASLPFRAKQGQTIEFGAFTSASASREVAEAFTGGDGTLFHIRTARGVPVGSLSPFPGEREVLIPPCEAFQVDKILRSKGPWGGDGRVEIFLTSVELLRGISGGREGGSPGVPALLGLGLLLSSGIPWS